AGCGTTTGTGTATCGAGTCTCGAGCACAAAGGGTAATAATGAAACTTGTATATTCCCACATCTATGAGTAGAGCTGAGTAATCTTTGAAGCGGATTGAAGCTCTTAGACCAGAGAACGGGATCAGAGCAGACATTAATGTCAGGAGAGGTGCAAATCTTAAAAGGCTTCTTAAATAAGGTATAAACCTTTGAAGAAAAAGAACTGAAGGAGATACCTCATAACGTACATAGGACAGCCAGCTCTTAAATGTGAATAGTGTTCCGTTCAAGCTTTGAACGACATTGTGAGACCAAAGAAAGTCAATAGCGATGTATAGATTATCGTGAATTGCCAAAACCAAATTGCAATAGAAATCAAAGAACAAAACCGTGGATAAATGAGCTTCACAACTAAGCCTGTAAGAAGCAAACCTTCTCACACAGATCCAATACTTAATAATTACCTCAAACTTATGATTCTGAAGATTTCCAGGCAGCTGGAGCAGCTCCATGCTTTAGAATCATTGTGCTGTCATACAGCTTCAGTTAAATATGGATTCCAGAAAAACTCTAGGATCAatatttcagagagagagagaaggccaCCAACGAGGGAGGAAGCTAGGGGGTAGTGAGAACTGCGAATGGTCTTAACCAAAGAgtaaaagagaggaagagagattgGTCTGAAAACCCTAAGGTACCCTAACCATGCAGAAAACCTCGATTGGTTCTTCCGCTCTAACTCTTCAACGAATATACTCTAGCTTTAGTAGTTAACAGTAAAGGGCAAGTGTCTGTTTGAGAGCACCCCCTGCACCCAGACACAGGGGCATGCACCCCCAGGAGGGGCAGGGGTCATTTCATGCCCCCTTCTGTCTGGCGCAGGGGGAGCTCTCGGACAGAActttgtcccaaaaaaaaaaccttgtgtCAAACGCTATTATGATTCATTCTCTGCTCTATATATAATCCCAAATTTCGCGACAGGCCTCTTAATGAAAAAGATTAATCTTGAAATTCAATCAATCGTCCACAATCCACATCCATGATAGAACTCGAGAGAAGCACACTCTTGCACTCATATGACACGATAAAGAAATGTCAACCCAACACAGAAAGAGACAGGAATGATAAATGTGCCCATCACCcccaagaaaacataaaaaatggaTATTTCCAATGGCACAACTTCATCAGTCAAAGCCTCTGAAGTACCTAAATTTATGATCCTCGAGGTTTCCAGCAATTATTCAGATCAGGAGTTTCTCAATGGCATCCTGTGTCCACAAGCATCAATTCCACACAAAGAGTCAAGTTGGATAATGATAACtaacaaataaatgaaaataacaaaTTCCATATTGTGCACAATATATGACGGAATGGTACCTTCAGTTGTTGAATTTGCGATTTCAGCTGGCTTCCCTCATTGCTTGTCACAGAACAAGAAATCACAGGTCGTGTGACTCCACATGCTCGGCCAAGGGCTTGCTTAGAAGGTACAAACACATATGGCACATTCTGCGCAATAAAATTAGAATGATCGGAGTTCTCTCAACAGTTATATGCAGCAATGACTTGTACATTCCTATAGGTCAATGGGCAGCTTGTGGAATTCCAATTATAGGAACAGTAGTTAAAATATCATTCTTGACAAATAGATCAAGACAATAATTTGGGTAATGCTGGAAGAGACCGATCATTTGTTGTAACAGTACAAATTTAAGTGCTATGAAAGGCATCAAACCCTTGAATAGGTGCTATGAAAGGCCTCAAACCCTATAGGTCAATGGGCAGCTTCTCACTCCCGGCCCTTGCTCCTAGGGTGGGTTTGGTGGTGTTACACGGAAGGACCTCATGGCTCTAATATTAACTCAAAGCATTCAATTCATTCCAAAATCTACTGTCGATAAACTACATGCTGAAATATGTAAAGAAAAGTGTCTCCTAATTGAACTCTTAGACAAACAGAATTGAGCTCAAACTCCATTTCCTACTAACGTATCTAACCTCAACTcaatacataaaaataaaactcaaagtacaaaaaaaattcctgtGCAGTAGATCCAGCCTTGCAACTGCATCAAACCCATCCTTGGGTCCTAACTGAATGTCCAATGTGGCATCTCTCTGAAAATAATCTCTTTGGGGAACTTTATGTAAACTCATGGATATGAACCATATGCAAAATGGTTGGCCATGCTTGACTGAGTGACCTATCGTTGGGCCTCTTTGCTGAGCTTGTCCACTGTGGGGGTTTGTAAATGAGATAAATCAGCTCCTTCAGTTCAAATATAGCTTTAATGTGAAACGATGGGTGACAAATTGACACCTTCTGGTTGGTTGGTCCTATGTATAGTTACTAGACCAACACGTTGGAAGCATTTTGGAACATTTGTTGAATTTTAGATCCAGATATGAACCAAGGATGATATTACTACTTAAACTCAGTATGGAGTAGATGCCTCAAGATGCAATGGCCAAATATATGCCCAAGTATATCAAGTTTGCAGACATTGCTGGCAGGTTTGGTAGAGAATTTTGTGAATAATAGTTGCACAACAGAGGAGCTTGGGGTAACAACAGAAACACCTACAAGCAGAAGTGTCGGGATCTTAATAGCAAAAGTACTCAGATAATGTCAAAGCCTGCTTTTTCTAGGTGAATGGGGCACTAAAAAGCTTAATCACCCAGAAATGGCAAGGATAGGACTTAGATATGCTAGTTTGTACCTAAAGCTGAAGTATCTAGCAGATACGGATACAACTCCTACCCAAAGTCTTCAGGTAATGCAACAGGTCAGATGCTCTCAATAACAATTGGACTAATTTCCTTCTATCTTCGAACTCAACATAAATGTTCATAACCAACTCCTCTCCATGATTTACAACGAATCCTAGCACAAATGATAGATTAATACTTATATGATCCTTGACAATACCTACCTGACAGGATATACATCCTAAGCCTATGCTGCAATATCAACCAGATATTCAACCAAAACTGATAAAGAACCCTTTTCAGGCCACCACCACCATTCAAGCCAAATCTCAATAACATTCCCAAAGAACTCCCATCTTTCTATACCTCATGGTGCAGAGTTCCCCAAATTCCCTAGTAATCATGCTCCCAGTCAACAACATCAACCTCCTCACTCCTCAATGAACTTGAAAGGAAATCCATCCAAATTATTTCCAACAAATTAGCAACAAATGATAGCATCTGAATTCACATCCGAGAAACTTCACAAGCACCACGGAAAGAGAAACATTGGAAAAGAATATTTAAGAAAAATGTCCACCACTTCCATCATTGTCCTCACGTTTAAttggcatgaaaaaaaaaaatggattcttttttggggaggggaggCAAACTTCCAGGTGCACCAAAAATGAGTTTTTGTCTTAATCTTTAATTCTTTTCCTATCACTATTGTCCTAAATGAAATAAGAACTTAGAAAGACAAACTGAcacacctcaagatgaaatACTCATTTCTAAACTGATCTACAATTCTTTAGAAAGACATCACAGAGTTGGTGGCAAACTGGAGGTGGAACCTATCTCTCTGTCATAGTAACCACCAACACTGCCTTCcaattccacttttttttttttttggatgaattttccACTTATTCTTAAATCTAACTAAAAACAGGAAATGAATCACAAGGTAACAAACTTCAGTTGATTCCTTGAGACTCGACATTGGTAGGCAGTATATAGCTTGCTAACCTCAAAAAGGCACTCTCAAAACACCTTAGGTGTAAAAGCAATATACAGAATGAGCCCTCTGAAAGTCTCTTTAGAGTAAAAAAAAGAGCGTATTTCCATCACAAGTTTGCCCAAAAGAATGATATCTGATTCTAAAACTAGTAACTACTTATACTCTCAATACTGTATATTTACATTCCCGTTTCATATCACTCTGACTTGATTTCTACTGATCCAAAGTTCTAACGCctaaacacttttttttttttttttggataaaggcCTCAACACCACTGCCTCTCAATAATAACAATACGAACAGAAcccatcaaaaagaaaaatcattcaaTGGGAACTAAAGTTGGGTTTTTAAACTAATAAAAGTATTACCAAAGAACAAAGAAACTGCTCATTACCTTGTCTTCAGCAAGTAGTGGAAGATGGAGAAGGATTTCCAGAGGCTCTGTGTCAGCCGCCATTACTATAAACTCCGAAATACCCCTATTTAGAGTCTTAGTTGCTGAAATTTAGGGGTTGGGAACAAAAGAGACAGAGCAGAAGATTTACATCAAAAATTAAAGCAGTTCCGTGTGAAGAATAAAAATGCAACTGCAAGTATATAGTGGGATGAGTTTGTGATTCGTAAGAAACCTTCATTAGCACCCTTTTTGAGCTGTTTATAGTTGGCGGCTTGTTGAATGAGGTCAAGTATGGTTATAGTTAGCTGAGCATCGGCCAATGGGTAAGCCTTGGGATTAACTGCTTCTCCAGTCTTGCATTATAACAGTACAGTCAGAAtgcgagaaagagaaagacgaccaaataatttcattaaaaacagagaaacaatTAATGAAGAAACATTAAGAAGTGAGAGAGAAGCTATACCATTTTCCTTGATTGAACTAAcgcgaggaggaggaggaggaggaggagactaGGGTTTTTCCTGCCAACACGAAGCGACTAGACTGAGTGTTTAAGAACAGCGGGAGTTGCACACAGTGAGCGTTTACCTGCTGCCGAAACACATGAATTATAGATGCCCTAACTTATGGGGGAGCCCACCGACTGGGAATCTGTTTTGAAAACCTAGGTCTCAAGCGTCAACAATCGTgagcaaggatttagttatctgTATCGGTTGGATTGGATTATAGCGATCAATTTTGCCCTTGCTTTTCgtaaaatgtatatttttttttagaattttagcTATAAATCAACTCAGTCGATATTTATCTAATATAGTCAAGATAGGCAATCCAATGCCTATGCTAAGAATCATGGTAAAAAATCATGAGTATTACGAGTGAATGCATCATGCATGTCAATACATGAGAGCTGAAAAAAACATGAGTGCATGGACATATATAAgagaatttttaattttttctagtAAAAGATCGATGTCCGGCTGCATGACTCCTATGCGAGTCCATTGATCAATGAGAATATGTACGGAAGCATCAATGAGGGTGGAATCTTTTCATTTGGGGCAAGGTGATCATATCACGCGATCCTTTGTTTGGACACAAGCTACACATAGCTTGGCAGGTATTTTTCGGAGATATCTATTCATCCTCTTGAGGCAAAAGCGAGTTcaaaatgtaaagaaaatccTCCGAAAATCACCTTTTAGAGATGTGCTCTACAATAATGGAAAAAGTGTTTTAAGATTTGTCTAGGTCTTATTTGAGTGGCTCTAGAGATCTTGTATACCCTCAAGAAATACTTGGGATCATTTTAAGGAATCTTGAGAATTTGGTAGAAATGATCAAAATATCCCTCATATATTTGTTGGGTCAAATAGTCATGAAATTAGTCCAAATGCGTTGGTGTCTTTTATCATAAACATCCTTatactcaaattttttttttcttttcaagatttcatttgccattattttatgtaagatttcatttttAACCATGGGAGACCCACTTTCAAATAGATTTTTCAATAGTTTTGCATAATTTATTTCCAATATTCACACCATTGTACTCAAAATTTCCAATGACAACTGAAATAGTAAATTTAGATTTatggtttaaaaaatatattatttttgaaatatttcaagTGATATTCAACTTTAAAAGTTCAAATTTATTAGACAATCGTGAACCAAACACAGCCAAGGTTCAAACTTGGTCCGACAATGGAACCTggttttcaaacaaaaaattcagTCATCAACACTCAATGAAGACAAACTAACATTGACAGAGTACGGTTGATGCTCACTCGATGTCAGCAGATCTATCATTCAGCCTCGATGGCAAGTGTTTGTGAAATAGCTccaattagaagaaaaaagatgTTAAGAGACCCTCCTGGTCCAACCCTAGGCACTCTAAGATCTTTTTCAAACCAATTTATACCAAGCATTCTTCTTATGACTAGATCCATTCTCCTAGTCCgtatgaaaaggaaaaataatttcaTGTTCTTTCTTTCGGGAAGGGAGGCTTATTGAGCTATTATCGCAACTTTCTCTAGACTTCTGAAAAagcattaaaaagaaaagaaaaaaaaaaagatcaaatgGTATGTGttgggattctttaccatagaatcatatgaataaccaTATTGGTATTAGAATACAAAAGtcataaaccaatcataaaagattaaccatagatatagtccctaaaccaagatcaataaagtGCTTCCTTATATCTTAAAATATATAActatatagatttaccatatctataataatcaatgggaacCCATGacatgaacaataaatgggaatTGAGAAGTACCTGTATAAGTTTAAAAGCCCCATGAGCATAAATCACGAACCTCtatcccatgtggttaaacattattcccatgaagatgacaatgatgaattaTGCAAGTAGAGTCCCTCTACTAAGATCTTCTGCTTCTTACTTTAGGGTTTCCTCTATTTCTGTGCActtactcttgtgagaaagcagtgctcccaaaaccaataaggtaTTAAGTAATGGTTGTAAGGACAATCAgtattatatttataatagtATCCCTAAAACCCGATTCCACTCCCACAAtgaaaagagctaggagtttccttaTTAAAGTGGGTCTATAACtgtttgggcccaatggatcaatcggtatcagttaagcccacataaaagttttaacaatctttcacttgggctacactgatacgatgtctttccattgacacatggccaaataatcccaagactgaacaccactcaaacaaactttggtccaatcaataatctctactgttgaacaatagtagaaaatacacctcaatatacggcatataactatctaatatTACAAACAACAGAAAACTATCAATTCAAATTGTCTGGAAACATATATGTAAGGAACTGATATTATACTTGTGATCACATTAAATATATctttccttataggtcctttcctgatctaaagatcaacctaccttgaaaacctcacaggtaaagaactttgatattaatcaatacttaggcaaatcgtcattttcttatattaatatctcactttggtATACTGCCTATGGTTAACAATCACCTCCATGGATTTAAGTAAAATACCATCATAAATCACGAAAGCAGATGAAATACCACCAATTACCTTGACTTATCATCAATTACTTTGACTAAATACTGCTAATAAACCTTAGCAAGCACCACCTTTAAACATTGACTTTTGCCACTATAATATCTTTAATTAAATGATATCATAAGATTCCTACTAACCAAGcacatcaaaaacctcaataacacaaATGTCATAAAACATAACTCATGAGCAATTTGTTGATAAATTTGGGTGACATCActtttgggcaaatgtcacatttaccttgagaaacacaattgaactgaatataCCACTTTAGTGGGTTTCattcattcctatcatgtttttcacattagagatgaatatatgtacagaagtaTATGTTTAATGTATTTCTTACACAACTagggacaacacaaacaaatgaagtatgaatgtacataaataattcagagaacataatttaagataaaatcaattcaaaattattccaaaatcattataaaattaatagggtaacaaaattatttatatttttcttcagttgtgctttgatcAGCAACAATACCTGTTTGGAttccctgagagctaaaacTAGATACagtaaccctaaaaatctcaggtatgaaacaTACAAACCAAATAACCTagctaaaaaatttaatatatacatctagcagataaactatacaataaatgtacatctagcaaataaaacacacaagagtcacaactgtaactacattcctatcctttagGCTAAGAATACATTAATCCTCTTGTAAATCTAAATTTActttgaaaatacaattacttttatcataTGTGGGCTTAGAAATCTCTAAGTTACATCATtttcatacatgtattttctttctttaacttgggtgataTCAcatttgggcaaatgtcactaACTTTGTTGCGCttgaaaaactatgaaagaataggatgtgcTACTTTGGTAGATTATACCTAATCTTTTTATAGCTTCTTAGAAATATACTATGCAACATAAAATGTGCGAAAGCTCACACCtagtttaattctaacatatttatccataaatacataaatataaatatattatatatttcgattataaataattttttaatatcataataataataatttaatgtaaaacttaaaatagttcttttgcatgaaaaataacatagtacactgaatttatcCCCCATTAGTAATCTAGTATAttgaatttatcctcccactagcaacctagtatactaaATTTATCATCCCACAGGTCGAACCATATAAAACAGCTTAAGGTCCATAATTCTATCATCTcacttggttcgaccagtcataaattaatccatttattggaaaaCATAActcgttaaatgtgacatacatgta
This genomic stretch from Macadamia integrifolia cultivar HAES 741 chromosome 2, SCU_Mint_v3, whole genome shotgun sequence harbors:
- the LOC122088928 gene encoding NHP2-like protein 1, yielding MTGEAVNPKAYPLADAQLTITILDLIQQAANYKQLKKGANEATKTLNRGISEFIVMAADTEPLEILLHLPLLAEDKNVPYVFVPSKQALGRACGVTRPVISCSVTSNEGSQLKSQIQQLKDAIEKLLI